Sequence from the Nasonia vitripennis strain AsymCx chromosome 5, Nvit_psr_1.1, whole genome shotgun sequence genome:
AACAAAGAAGCGCAAGCAAAGAAATTCTACTAATAATAATGTGTCGAAAACctattgtaaaaaatgatCCAAGACTTGTACAtgaaattgtaataaatttttatttacttattttatattaaagtatatcgtGATTAAATTACCTttctaattttatataattatattctgTTTTTCTAATGGTAAACCTCATGACAATACATAATTAATAAAGCGTTTTGGAAAGCCAAATAAATACTGATagattttttgcaaaaatttgtTACATACCTGCTCTATCTTTTGTATGGGTTTAATGTCTTCCTGAACACAAACTGTATCTGTTCCCCTTTTTCTAAAATAACTGCAATTTCCAatgataaaaacaataaatataaaaaaattagaattttttctcAATACTGTCTGTTCAGTTAAGAAACTAtatatttcattaattttatttgaatttttatatacaaaatataaaattttaaacttttgagTAACTTTCCAAAGATGATAAAACACGATTGAGTAGCTTCTTTTCCGAaaatttcatttgcaaaaCTAATTTTCGGCAGTCTTCTGATGCAGTTAGAGCTTGAATCTTATCCTGCAATAagataatacaaaaattaaaaattatgaaaataagatctttttaatattttctttatatttaCTTACTTCTTCTAACGTTCGATATTTAGTAAGTAAAAGCTTTATCCTTGTcatgataaaatttaaaacacTTTTATCAAGGACATCGTCTGAtgaaaaatcttttttcaCTATATCAAGCTTTGTATCTGATTTTAACCAAAAATCTAGATTATCTTTAGTCATGTTGAATACTCTAAGAAATCCAAGTAGTGCTCCTGTTAGTAGATTTGGTTCTGGTTTTAATGGAAACTGATTTGAGACTGGTAATCCGATTTTTGATAGTAGCTCAACTTTTTCAGACCTTAATTTATCCGAAGAACCTATTCCAAGGTGTAACTCATAAGAATCCTGAAAGtgataaagtaaaaaatgttCATCACTTGATTCAACATACATTTTAAGAATGTATCATGTTATGTCAACTTACATTTGCATTATCTGGATAAACAAATCCAGAGTGTACAAAAAATTCAGCGTTTGTGCGGGATccataatatataaaaatctgatcatctgttttaaaacttttcatTGCATAGCACTCGCAGCAATTGGAGATTTCATTGAAATTAGTAGTAATCTGTGAGTCCAAAATatagttttgtttttaataagcAGTTACAAAACATCTTAGAGCAATACATTAGCTGTTTTATACTCAATACCTTTCCTTCACTATGGTTACACATATCCCACATTGGGATTAAACTATGAACCATAGCTGACTGATTTTCACTTGGAATTACATTTTGCCTTGTCATAATGGTTGATACAGCCCATCTGAAAGCagtgcaaaattattttacaaactcTCTGATCACTATTTGCCTTTTTTACCTCAAAATATTACATGActtcaaaataattacatatCCAGACTCACCGATATTCTTCATATGTAAATACATCTGCCAACAACTTTGACACGGAATTCTTTGAATtgtgaaaaagttttttaaaatatgaataTTGCCGAGCTATGTTTCTGCATTGTTTCAATGCAGTTTCTGAAACATAAAATcagatatttttatcaattattgATGGCTATTTGATTCTTCTTCCTGAGAAAAACCTCTTGGTGTATGTCTATTTGAAATATTACCTAAAGCTGGGCTTTCTTTTAATTCCATCATATCATCCATGCTCATGTACAAAactgtacaataattttttggaaGAATATTCAAATAAGGCTTCCATAGAGAAGTGCTTTTATACTTTTCAATAAGAAGTGCAATAGCTAAAGCTACATAAGGCATGTGTTTAATTAATATGTCATCTTCAAGATCTTTCAGCTCTGCCGCAGCTGTAGATacattaaaaataagttttctTGGTATCTTTAATATCAGgtcattttcatttaaatctGAATTGGCTTTTAGACCCAATCCATAATCAGGAAACTTATGAATACTAACACCATCAGTGTTTACTTCATTTTTATGCAGCCAATCAACAAATTCTTCAATCACATCCTCTCGTTCTGGCACATCTGATGAATCTGATTTACACTCTTccagcttttttattttttctaaaattgttgatatctCTTGATAGTTCTCCCATAACTGATTCTTGTTTAATGAAATGCTGCTGGctaaaatgaatatttttgttagAATAGACTCTACACATATTTGCTCTAtatataattcaaaatttagtATACTGAACATTAATTTCCTATAATTATATACTTGCCTTGGAATAGTTTTTCACATTCTGCatacatttctttttcttgctGTTTGAGAGCACCATTCTGCCTCTTCTTATTACTCTTCTCAGACGATTTTCTCCCcatttcaattatttaacCACTTTTTGTCACCAAAACGTAACACATTCAGCCTGCTGAAACAGTATCCAAACTTTTACTGTCTCAGTAAATCCGCTCCGAATCGTCATTCTATGTAAAAATAGAACGTCGAAAAACCATTTTGGGGAACCGGGTAATATTTTGAATGCACAGCAGTCTACATAGCAGGAAGACTGGAGTTGGTGTAATACAAGCTAAAGGTGCGTTCATTACAGCGTGATAATGCGATGTTTTTATGATTCACGTGCATGTAATAACCGAacagtatatattatattaggCACAGTAAAAGAGAAGATTCCCGTCCGATTGGCTGATTCACGGAATTGAAacggaaaaataaaacgattccACACTGTGGATAGTGTAGGCGCACCCTAAACtaagaaaataaacgaaagcaGTCAATTATAGTTGCACCTCGACCTGCAGAGGCGCTGCGGACCGATGCGTTTTCTGAAATCGGAGCAGTATTTTCAAAAGCGGGAACAgaaatctaaaatattttataaaattttttaattaaaaaactacaATATTTGGTTGTTAGGAATAGTAGGTACTGATAAACaaaatcagtaaaaaataaatagggAATCTGGGATTATAactgtaaatttaaatttacgtAAGACtacaaataatgaaataagATTAAACAAATTGAAATGAAATCAAGAATGCTTTTATTGATCaacaattaatttatttaaatcatcATTCAGgcttataagtattttttatctATCAATCTGTATTAATTATTCTTTGAATTTTCCTCCGTAGTATGGCATGTACTGAAGGACTAATTTCCAGTCAGTGAAATAAAGCAAAGTCAAACCTGCTCCAGTACCATACGTTGCAGCTGATGGTAACCTAAAtcagaaaaaaaagcaaatgtaaatattttcaaacgtATTGGTTGATAATTGGCTATTGtctattcaaaataaattagacTTTAAATAATGCTCTTTATATTGAAGGCAGTTATTtgaatgttattaattaagtACATTCTTGATCAATTATGTTTTTGTAAGATTTTCAACAGGGATTACATGTAATATTGTATTGCATACTTTTGCATATTTTTCTTCGAGTAATAAAACGGAGGGAAAGATGCTTAAATTTGTTTGTTCTCATCTATGCTTGCATACGTACTCATGAATCTGTAATGCTTCTCAAAATAAAACCAATTGTGAAATTTCATAGACTAAATGAAATTAGCTATGTTTGAAAGAATATCCTGTACTAAACATAGTCACAGCGTATGTACCTTTTGTAACCTAACATCAAAATATTATTCGCACATTTTTTGTGGTACAGAAGTTTTATGCAGTCAAATTAACGTAGTCCTCATGTTGTTATTagaagaatttttcaaagattaaAAGATAAGGAATATTCTAATCGAAGGtcacaaaaattaacttatttCCCTTGTGCTATACTCAACTCTATTCTCATTCATTTGACATAGAATATGTATTTGCTTACCATTTCATGGCAAGCTCGATATGCTTCCTTCCAATCGCAGGCATGGTGCTGAGGAACCTCAAAGATTCTTCGAGgatatttcaatatttatcaaaaattattttacttataaTTTTAAGATTACGCAATTTGGAAACTGCTTATTGGGATCTACGCTGATAGCACGAAGCAGACAGCCATGTTCTGGTTCTCAATGAGAGCTTCGTACCAGGGATCATATAGACAATATAGACTATCGACAGGACTATTCAACTCATCAACTTGAAGAAAAACGATACTTACGTTAGTTTTGGCTTTCGACACCGTAGCGCTATACgcagtattttatttacaatacacACAAAATATACGCTTCCGCTTTTAGTACAAATTAAGTGCCAATACttgtatatctatgtatatcGATTTGAAAATGGCATTTCGCGTACATCCACTTCACCAATCACCACATTGCAAATCCAAACTACAAATATATATTCGGTGAACAACAAACCGCCGCCTTCTGGCAGTTTTCGGCACTATCTTTATGTTTCGGAGTCAGAAAGCTAGCAGTAGACGAAAAATCTTATGGCGTTTCTCTCCTCCAATTCTGTGGTACTCTCAGTTCCTCCGAAGAAGGAGTTGTTGGTTAGTTTATTATCGTTTAGTTTATTCCTTTGTTTTCTTGTAAACGAGTACTTTTTTGCTTGTCCAGTGCATACATTTTTGCGGCAAATTTTGTACTAGCGTAGATTACAAGATCGGAAATCGAttttgaagatttttttttatcatggCTTCTTTGTGCTGTAAATTTACAAAAGTGATTAATAAACATCTGACTCAcagatataataaataaaaggcTACACTCAATTATTACCTTATAATACAATTTACCCAGTGTCAGCGTAAAATAaggtgaaaaaattgaaaagtattaACAGTAGTTTTGCACACACAAGAAGTTGTTATTACATTAGTTATTTTGGTGAAAGGAATGTGAAATGTTGCTATTGTCAAATGACTGAAAGTTTTTTCTGCACCTTAGAAACTTGCAAAGCTCATAAACTAGGTGTTTGAGTAGTTATTATGTTTGATGCTTTTAGAAAActtgtcatttttattttatttttgttttagtgtCAGTTATTTGGCTATTTGCTTGGATTTAGATCATGTTTAGTAGAAATTGAACTTTTTTAGCAAAGTTACTATATGTACCGTATCCAATACTATATGTGTAATGTAATATgaagttattattattgaccTCCTACAAACCTAATCCTCTAAAATAAACAGAGCATGtaagaattattattattacttataggatcaattatatacatttttcacaACCAGCTCTAGCTATTAGTTAGCTCTagctaaaaaaatgtaattttcacTATTTACTTCACTACGTAGAGTTTCTTcatctttttatattttaaaaagactataaattactttaatttttagtCATAAGTTGGCCTGCCAACAGCAATGAACATAATTCAAGATTTTGAATATCAAGTACaagaattaagaaaaaaatttgaacaaTGCCACTTAGTATATCTTCAGATAGAAGAAAGTCCTCTCAAGCTAGCACAACGATTAAAGCTAGAAGGTATTAACAATTTGTTTAAAGTCAAATAAATAACTCCAGTAAAAGTTCCATTCTTACCTCGTTTTTCTATTTTAGGTATAATCGAAGAATACCTAAGTTTGGTTACAAACGAGCGAAAATTCGTCTTTCAAGAAACGTcggatatattttataaatcggCAACGACGTACAAGGATTTCAGCGGTTACAAAGCTGCCGCTGGATGGTGTGCAATTTCTTTATACGCGTCAAATTTATTATCGCAACCTTGGCGTAGAGAATATAGAAACATTAAGGTTCGCAAAATTTTGCagaaacatttttatcaacatatatatatttttttttaatacttaacAGTCATTGCGTTTTTCCACAGACTTTTAGCGGCTTTTACAAACATGAAGTCGAATCGAATTTGGCCTGTGCTGAGCTGATGTTTGCCCACATGGGCTATTCAATGTGCAAGAGCAAAGTATTAACTTTGGACGGACCTATAGATCCGGATAAAGTATCGAGCGTCAGCAGAGACGCTATTGTAGCTTTCGTCGAATGCAAAGTACGTTTCTTCGTCAAATTGATTTATCTCCGGTTTAATTATAAGCGTATATTACAGCGAATATTCTTGAATTCTTTTAGATACTCAAACGAATATGGGAAGAAGTTTCGAACAACTTCAATATATCGTGGCTGGAAGTTTTGGAGTTTCGAAAATACTACGCAGGATCGGCAGATCAAGCCATTAGAGCGCTTAATTGCCGTCACGTTGAAACTTTGAAAATGCTAGCCCCGCAGCCTAATAATATTCCAAAGAACAGGTACTACCAATCGAATCAGCAAATTCGACCATCGACGTATGATTATGTAGAAAAAGTTTCGCACAGTAGAGAAAATAAGAATAACAATTACAGTCATCGCAATGACTTGGACAACGATCTAAGACAGGACTACAAATACTCATACCCCAAAGGAAATTCGTACGAAGACTTTACTCCAGTATTTTCACACGACGTTCCCGGCAATTTTAATGCTGACGTGAACGCGAAATTCCGACCCGCCGAACCCGTTTACGAGACCCAATCGTTCAAAGCAAGGGATAACGAATTCACCCCGAGAAGCGAAATGAATAATTATAGAAAATCCACtgacaaaattaatttactgTACAGGAACGACTCGAGAGAATTTCCTCAAGGTAATAACGCTGAAAGCAATCTATCTTATTCGCGTGTCCAAATGTCATGCactataataaattattgttcCCGACATTTCAGAACTAATTAACGAAGAGCCGACTTTCATCCAAGGTAGCGAATGTATTCCGGCGGCTAGGGATGTCCCGCAAAACAGTCTTTTATTTAAagagcagcaacaacaacgagTCAGCAAATGCAACGTCAAGGAATCCGATCCGATTTTAGATACTCACGAAGCGGAAACTAACGAGGGTAGTTGGAATTGCGACTTCTGTACATTTTTGAACACTGATGAGAACGTGAAGATATGTCAAATGTGCGGGAAAACTCAGAAACTAAACGTGGACGAATCTTTCATAAGTGATGGAAAACAATGTAAACAGTGTACTCTTCTCAATAGTAAAGTTTCATCTGTATGCGACGCGTGTGGATTTGATTTATGAAGAATCCATGCAGATGAAATCATATGTATAATCATAtgtttattttgtttgttgaGAGTGTGCGTGTCGAATTAGCGTTAATGATCTCTACGAAGATATATCtgtaatatatacatatacgtcaTTGTTTCAGCGTTTTACAATTTATATTGTTacctttttgtaaattattaaataaaatttaaaagaatGTTTCTACTGCGTATTGGATTAAAGCTCGTCGCGTGTTTAaagttaaaaatgtttttacaaACATAGATCGAAAGGTACAAATAGTTAAGAATAGAGAAAATAAGAACACAAGTTTGCGATTCATctcttttaattataatttcaagCTCTTCTTAGCAAATCTAGGCAATTCAAAACTAGCTCGATGAATCTTGTCGCTGTAATATCTTAATTCCATTTTATCGAGTTCATCTTCGCTGAAAGTCTTCAGAGGTTCGTTGAAATTTGTTTCCTAGAATACGAAGATACCAATCGTTTTACAATCGCAATCTTTAGAATCTATGGTTAACGATTGAATTAAACTTACGGGGTTGAGACTTCCAAGCATATAGCCGATCTGTCCAGTCGGATACGTAGGCACGGACGAAACTCCATACGCCACTTTTGGAAATATCGATCTGCAGTGGGTCAAAGTATCCTGAACTTGATCGAGATTAGACCAAACGGTTCCAGCTTGGCAGCAAACAATTCCATTAGGTTTTAACGCCTTCTTCAGCAATGCGAAGTAAGGCTCTTGAAACAGCGATATTGCAGGTCCTAAAAGTCAATGCCAAAGATTAAATTGCAATCTTTACATACCGTTTGCAGATTGAATGAACTTCCAAGCaataactcgatgattttcgTTATCTTACCCACTGGATCGCTGCTATCGGTTATAATAACGTCGAACTCGTTGCTGTGCTGCTTCATGAATTCGAAGCCGTCCCCGATGTGTAAATTTACCTTTGGGTCAGAGAAACCCTTGGCCATGAATGGCAGAAATTGTTTGGAGACTTCGACGACCTTGTTGTCGATCTCGACTTGGTAAATTTTCTCAACGCCAGGAAACTTAGCTACTTCTCGGGCTACACCGCCGTCGCCACCGCCTACTATCAAAACCTGGAATGTATCGAATTGAAAgattgaatgaaaaattttttcaaattttcacgGATAGAGAGCTGAGATATGAACTCTATTACCGTTTTGGGATTGGGATGAGAACACAACGGTAGGAACGAGATCATTTCTTGATAGGAAAACTCATCTTTCTCGGTACATTGAATGATGCCGTCAAGTACCAAAGCTTTACCGTAAGATTTTctgtgaattttataaatcatacaaaattaaaatattcgtCTACATCAGTTTGCTATACAGATTCtactttaaaaaaagacgACAGATCATTTAAATTTCCATGATATGAATCGACATAACAGAACGCGATTTTATAATGCAGTTAATGCAGATAATATTCTTACGTTTGTAGAACTAAAACGTGTTGATATTCCGATTGTCCTTCGTACAGAATTTTTTCGACTTCCAATGATTGGGCGATTCCAGGCCACAATCCATTAATTTCACTGAACCATCCTTGTTTCAAAGCATTCATTCTtgtgttgttgttttttttttaatttaaaatgctataaaatacaaatatttaaaaaaattatattttcattataatttttaatattttcgatgaaaaaaaaactaatttcgATAATTATCAAGAAGTCTTAGAGAAGAGCCTTCAACTCACTTGAAATATTTGATTAAGTTAGATATTCTACTAGATCATAGATAAAATTTCTATAATTGTAGTAATATAAGATAACACACATTCGTGAATTTGCTCAATAGATGTAAAATTTATCGTATCTTTGAATAAACTATACTATACttaattatacaaaattttaacttttagTAACTCACACCGAAAGCAATATAACTAAGAAAGAAAACCTATAATTTAGTAAGAGATAAGAGTTATTAACGCGAGCTACTTCTACTCACTATTAACTGTTGCCAAGTCGAATTGCAAACGCTAATCGGCCgctttatctttaaaaacgaacaaattttactaaaataaaacttatatCGGATCGTTATATTTCTACAGAGTATCCATCGAAGCAGATGTCTCGTCTAATTGCTTTAAAATCCACGCCGCTCTTTTAAACCGCCGATGGCATTCTAATCCCAATGCCAAGATTCTTTATCGTTCGCAGCCTTCTTATCTCTCGTGTTGACGATAAAATACGTCTGAGATTTCTTTAATGAGTGTCGGTACGTTATGTGCGTGTAACATCATACCAGTAGTCGATCTCCGCGAGCTGCGTATAAAGGTCGTTGAAAATGCGCCAATATCTATACTTTGCGTGTAATTAAATCTAGCAAAGTATAAACTATTCACAGCTGCATGCACAGTAGAATCCTCCGAAATTCCAGTGTAGCACGTATTCACTTGATCACGTAAACGGTGTACTCCGATCTGTCTATTGGCCTCTGGGTAAACATAGAACTGAGAACAACGTTAGCTTTTAGAAAGAAGGAAAATCGGTATCTGCCCTACAGGAAATTGATAATTTACGATTTGGTACCAAGAAGGCCCAGTGAGAGCGAACATCAAACCTAGACTTACCTGAGCGCTGCCGATCGTGTCTCGCGCAGTAGCTGCTAAAGTATAACATGGACGAGTAACCGTACGCGCTACACACTGTAAACTGACTTGATATAAATTTCTACGTCAGCTGTCTTCGTATCCGCTGATACCTTGGCTGATATACGGCCACGAGGCGGATCGTGAATTCCGATGGtatttcgagagagagagagagagcaaccgAGCGAACTTCGGAAATAGTCGATATAGcggctatttttaaaattgatgaTGTCACCTGCTTGTTTGTTGAATATTAACGATGTAGAGGAATTAAACTACGATCACTGATCGAGAAAGCCGTGT
This genomic interval carries:
- the LOC100123991 gene encoding actin-histidine N-methyltransferase, which codes for MGRKSSEKSNKKRQNGALKQQEKEMYAECEKLFQASSISLNKNQLWENYQEISTILEKIKKLEECKSDSSDVPEREDVIEEFVDWLHKNEVNTDGVSIHKFPDYGLGLKANSDLNENDLILKIPRKLIFNVSTAAAELKDLEDDILIKHMPYVALAIALLIEKYKSTSLWKPYLNILPKNYCTVLYMSMDDMMELKESPALETALKQCRNIARQYSYFKKLFHNSKNSVSKLLADVFTYEEYRWAVSTIMTRQNVIPSENQSAMVHSLIPMWDMCNHSEGKITTNFNEISNCCECYAMKSFKTDDQIFIYYGSRTNAEFFVHSGFVYPDNANDSYELHLGIGSSDKLRSEKVELLSKIGLPVSNQFPLKPEPNLLTGALLGFLRVFNMTKDNLDFWLKSDTKLDIVKKDFSSDDVLDKSVLNFIMTRIKLLLTKYRTLEEDKIQALTASEDCRKLVLQMKFSEKKLLNRVLSSLESYSKV
- the Uqcr11 gene encoding cytochrome b-c1 complex subunit 10, translating into MPAIGRKHIELAMKWLPSAATYGTGAGLTLLYFTDWKLVLQYMPYYGGKFKE
- the LOC100123988 gene encoding uncharacterized protein LOC100123988 isoform X1 — encoded protein: MNIIQDFEYQVQELRKKFEQCHLVYLQIEESPLKLAQRLKLEGIIEEYLSLVTNERKFVFQETSDIFYKSATTYKDFSGYKAAAGWCAISLYASNLLSQPWRREYRNIKTFSGFYKHEVESNLACAELMFAHMGYSMCKSKVLTLDGPIDPDKVSSVSRDAIVAFVECKILKRIWEEVSNNFNISWLEVLEFRKYYAGSADQAIRALNCRHVETLKMLAPQPNNIPKNRYYQSNQQIRPSTYDYVEKVSHSRENKNNNYSHRNDLDNDLRQDYKYSYPKGNSYEDFTPVFSHDVPGNFNADVNAKFRPAEPVYETQSFKARDNEFTPRSEMNNYRKSTDKINLLYRNDSREFPQELINEEPTFIQGSECIPAARDVPQNSLLFKEQQQQRVSKCNVKESDPILDTHEAETNEGSWNCDFCTFLNTDENVKICQMCGKTQKLNVDESFISDGKQCKQCTLLNSKVSSVCDACGFDL
- the LOC100123988 gene encoding uncharacterized protein LOC100123988 isoform X2, with translation MNIIQDFEYQVQELRKKFEQCHLVYLQIEESPLKLAQRLKLEGIIEEYLSLVTNERKFVFQETSDIFYKSATTYKDFSGYKAAAGWCAISLYASNLLSQPWRREYRNIKTFSGFYKHEVESNLACAELMFAHMGYSMCKSKVLTLDGPIDPDKVSSVSRDAIVAFVECKILKRIWEEVSNNFNISWLEVLEFRKYYAGSADQAIRALNCRHVETLKMLAPQPNNIPKNSHRNDLDNDLRQDYKYSYPKGNSYEDFTPVFSHDVPGNFNADVNAKFRPAEPVYETQSFKARDNEFTPRSEMNNYRKSTDKINLLYRNDSREFPQELINEEPTFIQGSECIPAARDVPQNSLLFKEQQQQRVSKCNVKESDPILDTHEAETNEGSWNCDFCTFLNTDENVKICQMCGKTQKLNVDESFISDGKQCKQCTLLNSKVSSVCDACGFDL
- the LOC100123985 gene encoding spermidine synthase, which produces MNALKQGWFSEINGLWPGIAQSLEVEKILYEGQSEYQHVLVLQTKSYGKALVLDGIIQCTEKDEFSYQEMISFLPLCSHPNPKTVLIVGGGDGGVAREVAKFPGVEKIYQVEIDNKVVEVSKQFLPFMAKGFSDPKVNLHIGDGFEFMKQHSNEFDVIITDSSDPVGPAISLFQEPYFALLKKALKPNGIVCCQAGTVWSNLDQVQDTLTHCRSIFPKVAYGVSSVPTYPTGQIGYMLGSLNPETNFNEPLKTFSEDELDKMELRYYSDKIHRASFELPRFAKKSLKL